Proteins encoded in a region of the Cheilinus undulatus linkage group 8, ASM1832078v1, whole genome shotgun sequence genome:
- the eva1ba gene encoding eva-1 homolog Ba, protein MDVKKKEMDLLSNSIAAYAHIKANPESFGLYFVLGVCFGLVLTLCLLVIRISCKPRTNIAPSTPEKKQLKDISEEDEESDDDDDTGDDVEAPLPLPSTEIPVGNHTSQIDGTSVNVFTSAEELERAQRLEERERIIREIWRNGQPDILGTGTGTIGRVHYY, encoded by the exons ATGGACGTGAAGAAAAAGGAAATGGATCTCCTGAGCAACAGCATAGCTGCGTATGCACACATTAAAG CAAACCCAGAGAGCTTCGGCCTCTACTTCGTGCTCGGAGTATGTTTCGGCCTGGTGCTCACGCTCTGCCTCCTCGTCATCCGAATCTCCTGCAAGCCACGCACCAACATCGCCCCCTCCACGCCTGagaaaaagcagttaaaggACATCAGCGAAGAGGACGAGGAGAGTGATGATGACGATGACACTGGGGATGACGTAGAGGCACCTTTGCCTTTGCCCAGCACAGAAATCCCTGTTGGTAATCACACCAGCCAAATAGATGGGACGAGCGTGAATGTATTTACTTCAGCTGAGGAGCTGGAGAGGGCGCAGCGTCTGGAGGAGAGGGAACGAATCATACGTGAGATCTGGAGGAATGGCCAACCTGATATACTGGGAACAGGGACAGGGACTATTGGAAGAGTGCATTACTACTAA